The following proteins come from a genomic window of Amphiura filiformis chromosome 16, Afil_fr2py, whole genome shotgun sequence:
- the LOC140172772 gene encoding uncharacterized protein, producing the protein MIRQLGIPTFFMSFSAADRRWIEITNGILISQGKPPMTEEQHKNMTWEDHCTIIMSNPAAAARMFERRVHTLIKDVMCSSANPIGKVEDYYYRTEFQQRGWPHIHMMVWVKDAPKFDEDSDEDITEFVDKTFISRPVEGIEGNEEDLEYQEALEHRKEDETKAKETLKKIWELVEGNTDADFEQILHTAQVTQSEFEEYLALVTRKNTINLKRRIQDQWINNYNPHLIRCWNGNMDIQFVLDPFGAAMYMLSYITKSEREMGDLLRNAQREARELGNDDAVSQLRKLGSVYLQHREISVMGAIYLICSMPLRNSTRKVIFVQTDLDGHKISLPLKEVQANAGKSEQVWKTSQIEKYIGRPKTSKYNNMCMAKFFSSHYQVSGKSDNINASPDELIDDETDNEEDNETDVGDIEQTEPENEQDVRDDETNNEADNETDVEQTESENEQDVGDEASNEKQAKSCQRNKPIELQNCSIKMKERTRGKPAVIRYPRVSVKKDSERYHMNMLRLYLPHRNEQIKPNAFTKYEDYHMKGNVNINGERARVKDIVKENMKEFEPATDQLDEAWDAIQHVADLQDAWAAINPQGEQQRLDDKLDRNLVQDSDDEFAEIEIPELQSRQNIHQGDQPRCAIETCDPEITEEQAQRMMRQLNEKQRQVFNHVTKWCDDKARDQNVDPFQMFVTGGAGTGKSHVIKCIQYYAKKVFAGMTESAEDMTVLSLAHLGTAAFNICGQTICSGLKINPKSQKDYKPLGEESLNTLRVKYRHLQLVIIDEISMVSTTQLTYIFGRLQQIKGTYTDFGNVSILAVGDFYQLPPISPPTPLCFPHDEILKDIWNPLFQIVELKEIMRQKDDAIFAQMLNRLRERKKKQPLQKTDKELLESRRVEENNLTAPPDALHLFYLNKDVDSHNERKLASLNTEMFTIKANDVDQRGGRIIQVHETPHRTTRADDTSLASYLNLAVDARVMLIANVDVSDGLCNGVPGIVKGIEFCNSQNMPIVVYVKFDSDRVGAKTRTTQFIPPHYAGCVPIKPRKESFQVRGRTFTTTREQIPLKLAWAVTVHKVQGQTTDQAVISMKGLRKSMAYVALSRVTHLEGMYLMDYDESRIFCNEDIEANVAKMPTCDLSKANPLTEIDHNTNFVIIHHNIQSLHRHIDDLKKNPEIRKAHVICLSETWLTDDSNLDSVSIEGYTLEVVNSGNGRGVAMYIQNGIRYTVVPLFSNECDILAIRTSGKTNLLVATIYKPMATSTSTFSTEMNNITAQMEVLDTDYKVLVGDFNRNLFKETILPAFRQYHQVISNSTTAKGTLLDHIYVKPKPKQYQASVMTTYYSYHQPTFIAITY; encoded by the exons ATGATACGTCAATTAGGAATTCCAACATTTTTCATGTCATTTAGTGCTGCAGATAGACGCTGGATCGAAATAACCAATGGTATCCTAATATCACAAGGCAAACCGCCAATGACTGAAGAGCAACATAAGAACATGACATGGGAAGATCACTGTACTATCATCATGTCTAATCCTGCAGCAGCAGCCAGAATGTTTGAACGAAGAGTGCACACTTTAATTAAAGATGTAATGTGCTCATCAGCTAACCCAATTGGTAAAGTTGAGGACTATTACTACAGGACAGAGTTCCAACAAAGAGGTTGGCCACACATTCACATGATGGTATGGGTTAAAGATGCACCGAAGTTTGATGAAGATTCTGATGAAGATATTACAGAATTTGTTGACAA AACATTTATCTCCAGACCAGTTGAAGGGATAGAAGGAAATGAAGAAGATCTCGAATATCAAGAAGCTCTTGAACATAGAAAAGAAGATGAGACAAAGGCAAAGGAAACTTTAAAGAAGATTTGGGAACTTGTCGAAGGTAACACTGacgcagattttgaacaaatactCCATACCGCACAAGTTACACAATCTGAATTTGAAGAGTACTTAGCATTGGTTACAAGaaaaaacacaataaacctgaaaCGACGTATCCAAGATCAATGGATCAACAATTACAACCCACACTTGATTCGATGCTGGAATGGAAATATGGACATACAGTTTGTGTTAGATCCATTTGGTGCCGCCATGTACATGCTTTCCTACATTACCAAATCTGAAAGAGAAATGGGTGATTTGTTAAGAAATGCACAGAGAGAAGCAAGGGAATTAGGAAATGATGATGCTGTTTCGCAGTTGAGAAAACTTGGTAGTGTTTATTTGCAACATAGAGAAATCAGTGTCATGGGCGCCATCTACCTAATCTGTAGCATGCCTCTACGAAATAGTACCAGAAAGGTCATCTTTGTTCAAACTGATTTGGACGGGCACAAAATATCATTGCCATTAAAAGAGGTACAAGCAAACGCAGGGAAATCTGAACAAGTTTGGAAAACATCCCAAATTGAAAAGTATATAGGTAGACCAAAAACCTCAAAGTATAATAACATGTGCATGGCTAAATTTTTCTCCAGTCATTATCAAGTATCAGGCAAATCAGATAATATCAATGCCAGTCCAGATGAATTAATAGATGACGAAACAGACAATGAAGAAGATAACGAAACAGATGTTGGAGATATTGAGCAAACTGAACCCGAGAATGAACAAGATGTACGTGATGACGAAACAAACAATGAAGCAGATAACGAAACAGATGTTGAGCAAACTGAATCAGAGAATGAACAAGATGTAGGTGATGAAGCAAGTAATGAGAAACAAGCGAAATCTTGCCAACGAAATAAACCAATTGAACTGCAAAATTGTTCCATCAAGATGAAAGAACGTACAAGAGGAAAGCCAGCTGTTATTCGTTACCCAAGAGTATCAGTTAAGAAAGATAGTGAGCGTTATCATATGAACATGCTACGCTTATATTTGCCACACAGAAATGAACAAATCAAGCCAAATGCCTTTACCAAATATGAAGATTATCATATGAAGGGTAATGTGAATATCAATGGCGAAAGAGCACGAGTCAAAGATATAGTTAAAGAAAATATGAAAGAGTTTGAACCAGCAACTGATCAACTAGATGAAGCATGGGATGCGATTCAACATGTTGCAGACCTTCAAGATGCATGGGCAGCAATTAATCCACAAGGTGAACAACAACGTCTGGATGACAAATTAGACCGCAATTTAGTTCAAGATTCAGATGATGAATTTGCCGAAATTGAAATTCCTGAACTGCAGTCACGACAAAATATACATCAGGGAGATCAACCTAGATGTGCGATTGAAACATGCGATCCTGAAATAACCGAAGAACAAGCACAACGCATGATGCGCCAACTGAACGAAAAGCAACGTCAGGTATTTAATCATGTTACAAAATGGTGTGACGATAAAGCAAGAGATCAGAATGTCGACCCATTTCAAATGTTTGTTACTGGAGGTGCAGGAACCGGAAAGTCGCATGTTATCAAATGCATTCAGTACTATGCAAAAAAAGTATTTGCAGGCATGACAGAATCCGCCGAAGATATGACAGTCTTGTCACTTGCTCACCTTGGAACAGCTGCATTCAATATTTGTGGTCAAACAATCTGCTCCGGATTAAAAATTAATCCTAAATCTCAAAAAGATTACAAACCACTTGGTGAAGAATCACTAAACACTTTACGAGTCAAATATCGGCATTTGCAATTAGTAATTATAGACGAAATTTCAATGGTTAGTACAACTCAGCTGACATATATATTCGGACGGTTGCAGCAGATTAAAGGAACATATACTGACTTTGGCAATGTGTCAATCCTAGCAGTAGGAGATTTCTATCAATTGCCACCAATTAGCCCACCTACACCATTATGCTTTCCACACGACGAAATTTTGAAAGATATATGGAACCCACTCTTTCAAATAGTTGAGCTCAAAGAAATCATGCGCCAAAAAGATGATGCTATCTTTGCTCAAATGCTTAATCGGCTACGTGAACGGAAAAAGAAGCAACCACTGCAAAAGACAGACAAAGAATTACTCGAATCACGAAGAGTTGAGGAAAATAATCTAACAGCGCCTCCTGATGCATTGCATTTGTTTTACCTTAACAAAGATGTCGATAGCCACAATGAAAGAAAACTTGCGTCACTGAACACTGAAATGTTCACCATTAAAGCTAATGACGTTGACCAAAGAGGTGGACGAATTATCCAAGTGCATGAAACGCCACATAGAACAACACGTGCAGATGATACTTCTTTAGCTTCTTACCTGAACTTAGCAGTAGATGCTCGAGTTATGCTCATAGCAAATGTAGATGTTTCAGATGGACTATGTAACGGAGTTCCTGGCATAGTGAAAGGAATCGAGTTCTGCAATTCTCAAAATATGCCAATTGTTgtatatgtcaaatttgacagtgatcgagttGGAGCAAAAACACGAACTACCCAGTTTATTCCACCACACTATGCAGGATGTGTACCAATAAAGCCACGTAAAGAATCGTTCCAGGTCCGAGGTAGAACATTCACTACGACAAGAGAACAGATACCATTGAAACTTGCATGGGCTGTTACTGTTCATAAAGTGCAGGGCCAAACGACAGATCAGGCAGTGATTTCTATGAAAGGTCTAAGAAAATCGATGGCTTACGTGGCACTCAGTCGAGTCACTCATCTTGAAGGAATGTATTTGATGGATTATGATGAATCCCGCATCTTTTGTAATGAAGATATCGAAGCAAACGTCGCCAAAATGCCTACATGTGATCTTTCCAAAGCAAACCCTTTGACAGAAATCGACCACAACACAAATTTTGTAATCATTCATCACAACATACAGAGTTTACATCGACACATAGATGATCTCAAAAAGAACCCAGAAATAAGAAAGGCCCATGTGATATGTTTGTCTGAAACATGGCTTACCGACGACAGTAACCTCGACTCTGTTTCAATTGAAGGATACACATTGGAAGTAGTTAACTCTGGAAATGGTAGAGGTGTCGCTATGTATATTCAGAACGGCATCCGTTATACAGTAGTACCACTTTTCAGTAATGAATGTGATATACTTGCCATCAGAACAAgtggaaaaacaaacttactggTTGCGACAATATACAAGCCTATGGCAACAAGTACAAGCACGTTTAGCACAGAAATGAACAATATCACAGCCCAAATGGAAGTACTAGATACAGATTACAAAGTACTCGTCGGAGATTTCAATcgcaacttgttcaaagaaaccaTTTTACCCGCTTTCAGACAATACCATCAGGTTATCTCCAATTCTACCACCGCTAAAGGAACTCTGCTAGATCACATTTATGTCAAGCCCAAGCCCAAGCAATACCAAGCATCTGTAATGACAACATATTACAGCTACCATCAGCCAACATTTATTGCCATAACGTATTAG
- the LOC140136643 gene encoding carbohydrate sulfotransferase 14-like, with translation MEIEQKRRRKLLDEGCEKLNLSRSLPNLNTRYTGHLIVDNEYKILFNFIPKVSCKTWKSVFGELRRTHSNRGKSLLSAYSEEEQQYRLANYRKAVFVREPITRLLSMYLSKFCNFRNLQRIWERMYGRKIVAQYRNGFTPYSPKNNDTGPLSFLNITLSEFIQFLTDREGQINLGYITDHFLPLNIVSSPCAIHYDFIGHYENLTTEAPYMLKFFGANHAVQYPPVHASSAVNRLVNEYKKVPLDLMKRLRKYYRNDYELFGYSFDDTLKSIVETFFSEDDE, from the coding sequence ATggaaatagaacaaaaaagaCGTCGCAAACTTTTAGATGAAGGATGTGAAAAATTAAACTTATCTCGGTCGCTTCCAAACTTGAATACTCGATACACAGGTCATCTTATAGTTGACAATGAATACAAAATCCTCTTCAACTTTATTCCAAAAGTTTCTTGCAAAACGTGGAAGAGTGTCTTTGGCGAATTGCGTCGTACACATTCAAATCGCGGCAAATCTCTACTTAGTGCTTACAGTGAAGAAGAACAACAATACAGACTTGCGAATTATCGTAAAGCTGTTTTTGTTCGAGAGCCAATCACGCGGTTACTCTCCATGTATTTGagtaaattttgtaattttcGCAACTTGCAACGAATTTGGGAGCGTATGTATGGTCGGAAAATCGTCGCGCAGTACCGAAACGGTTTTACTCCTTATTCCCCGAAAAATAATGATACAGGaccgttgtcttttttaaatatAACACTTTCAGAGTTTATACAATTCCTCACGGATAGAGAGGGACAAATCAACCTAGGTTATATAACAGATCATTTTCTACCGCTAAATATAGTATCTTCTCCCTGTGCGATACATTATGATTTCATCGGCCACTACGAAAACTTAACGACGGAAGCACCGTATATGTTGAAATTTTTTGGCGCGAATCATGCTGTACAGTATCCACCGGTACACGCATCGTCTGCGGTAAATAGACTTGTTAATGAGTATAAAAAAGTGCCGTTGGATCTGATGAAAAGATTACGAAAATATTATCGTAATGATTATGAACTTTTTGGGTATTCTTTTGATGATACTCTGAAAAGTATTGTTGAGACCTTCTTTTCTGAAGATGACGAATAA